A window from Mangifera indica cultivar Alphonso chromosome 2, CATAS_Mindica_2.1, whole genome shotgun sequence encodes these proteins:
- the LOC123208917 gene encoding probable protein phosphatase 2C 26 isoform X4: MAIPIFRASYGPLYYSLDTRISVPKKNRLLSSASSQLNPLQSRSELSFRVGTHLIPHPSKVDRGGEDAFLVSGYNGGVIAVADGVSGWAEQNVDPSIFSRELMANASYLVEDEEVNYDPQILIQKARAATSSIGSATVIVAMLERNGILKIANIGDCGLRIIRKGQIIFSSSPQEHYFDCPFQLSSEAAGQTYLDAMVSSVELMEGDTIVMGSDGLYDNVFDHEIVSTMDIFTDVAEAAKALADLAHIHSRDSNFDSPYSMEARAKGIDVPLWKKILGMKLTGGKLDDITVIVGQVVSSGETLIS; this comes from the exons ATGGCGATTCCAATATTCAGAGCTTCATATGGTCCACTCTATTATTCATTGGATACAAGAATTTCGGTTCCCAAGAAGAATAGGTTGTTGTCTTCTGCTTCATCTCAACTCAACCCGCTCCAGTCTCG GTCAGAGTTGTCATTTCGTGTTGGCACGCACCTCATTCCACACCCCAGTAAG GTTGACAGAGGAGGGGAAGATGCTTTCCTTGTTAGCGGCTATAATGGGGGAGTGATTGCTGTTGCTGATGGTGTCTCTGG GTGGGCTGAACAGAATGTGGATCCTTCAATATTTTCTCGGGAATTGATGGCCAATGCTTCATACTTGGTCGAGGATGAGGAG GTTAACTATGATCCTCAGATTCTTATACAAAAAGCACGTGCAGCCACATCATCCATTGGTTCAGCAACTGT AATTGTTGCCATGCTGGAGAGAAATGGAATTCTGAAGATCGCAAATATTGGAGATTGTGGACTAAGGATTATTCGTAAAG GTCAGATAATTTTTTCCTCATCTCCCCAAGAACATTATTTTGACTGCCCCTTTCAACTAAGCTCAGAAGCAGCTGGCCAAACATACCTTGATGCCAtg GTTAGCAGTGTAGAATTAATGGAGGGAGACACCATAGTGATGGGTTCAGATGGGCTTTATGACAATGTATTTGACCATGAAATCGTTTCAACAATGGACATATTCACTGATGTTGCTGAGGCTG CAAAGGCATTAGCTGACCTAGCACACATTCATTCACGGGATTCCAACTTTGATTCTCCATATTCAATGGAGGCTAGAGCTAAG GGCATTGATGTTCCTTTGTGGAAGAAGATTCTTGGGATGAAGCTTACAG GTGGAAAGCTGGATGACATCACTGTAATCGTTGGTCAAGTTGTGAGTTCAGGAGAAACTTTGATCTCCTGA
- the LOC123208917 gene encoding probable protein phosphatase 2C 26 isoform X3 has protein sequence MVHSIIHWIQEFRFPRRIGCCLLLHLNSTRSSLVSFNVCKRDEMKRVDFFFKLLLGQSCHFVLARTSFHTPVRGGEDAFLVSGYNGGVIAVADGVSGWAEQNVDPSIFSRELMANASYLVEDEEVNYDPQILIQKARAATSSIGSATVIVAMLERNGILKIANIGDCGLRIIRKGQIIFSSSPQEHYFDCPFQLSSEAAGQTYLDAMVSSVELMEGDTIVMGSDGLYDNVFDHEIVSTMDIFTDVAEAAKALADLAHIHSRDSNFDSPYSMEARAKGIDVPLWKKILGMKLTGGKLDDITVIVGQVVSSGETLIS, from the exons ATGGTCCACTCTATTATTCATTGGATACAAGAATTTCGGTTCCCAAGAAGAATAGGTTGTTGTCTTCTGCTTCATCTCAACTCAACCCGCTCCAGTCTCG TGTCCTTTAATGTGTGTAAACGAGATGAAATGAAGcgggttgattttttttttaaattgttgttaGGTCAGAGTTGTCATTTCGTGTTGGCACGCACCTCATTCCACACCCCAGTAAG AGGAGGGGAAGATGCTTTCCTTGTTAGCGGCTATAATGGGGGAGTGATTGCTGTTGCTGATGGTGTCTCTGG GTGGGCTGAACAGAATGTGGATCCTTCAATATTTTCTCGGGAATTGATGGCCAATGCTTCATACTTGGTCGAGGATGAGGAG GTTAACTATGATCCTCAGATTCTTATACAAAAAGCACGTGCAGCCACATCATCCATTGGTTCAGCAACTGT AATTGTTGCCATGCTGGAGAGAAATGGAATTCTGAAGATCGCAAATATTGGAGATTGTGGACTAAGGATTATTCGTAAAG GTCAGATAATTTTTTCCTCATCTCCCCAAGAACATTATTTTGACTGCCCCTTTCAACTAAGCTCAGAAGCAGCTGGCCAAACATACCTTGATGCCAtg GTTAGCAGTGTAGAATTAATGGAGGGAGACACCATAGTGATGGGTTCAGATGGGCTTTATGACAATGTATTTGACCATGAAATCGTTTCAACAATGGACATATTCACTGATGTTGCTGAGGCTG CAAAGGCATTAGCTGACCTAGCACACATTCATTCACGGGATTCCAACTTTGATTCTCCATATTCAATGGAGGCTAGAGCTAAG GGCATTGATGTTCCTTTGTGGAAGAAGATTCTTGGGATGAAGCTTACAG GTGGAAAGCTGGATGACATCACTGTAATCGTTGGTCAAGTTGTGAGTTCAGGAGAAACTTTGATCTCCTGA
- the LOC123208917 gene encoding probable protein phosphatase 2C 26 isoform X1, which yields MVHSIIHWIQEFRFPRRIGCCLLLHLNSTRSSLVSFNVCKRDEMKRVDFFFKLLLGQSCHFVLARTSFHTPVRGGEDAFLVSGYNGGVIAVADGVSGWAEQNVDPSIFSRELMANASYLVEDEEVNYDPQILIQKARAATSSIGSATVIVAMLERNGILKIANIGDCGLRIIRKGQIIFSSSPQEHYFDCPFQLSSEAAGQTYLDAMVSSVELMEGDTIVMGSDGLYDNVFDHEIVSTMDIFTDVAEAAKALADLAHIHSRDSNFDSPYSMEARAKGIDVPLWKKILGMKLTGIPYLLSNMIYSFVVITSADLIVFLVQVESWMTSL from the exons ATGGTCCACTCTATTATTCATTGGATACAAGAATTTCGGTTCCCAAGAAGAATAGGTTGTTGTCTTCTGCTTCATCTCAACTCAACCCGCTCCAGTCTCG TGTCCTTTAATGTGTGTAAACGAGATGAAATGAAGcgggttgattttttttttaaattgttgttaGGTCAGAGTTGTCATTTCGTGTTGGCACGCACCTCATTCCACACCCCAGTAAG AGGAGGGGAAGATGCTTTCCTTGTTAGCGGCTATAATGGGGGAGTGATTGCTGTTGCTGATGGTGTCTCTGG GTGGGCTGAACAGAATGTGGATCCTTCAATATTTTCTCGGGAATTGATGGCCAATGCTTCATACTTGGTCGAGGATGAGGAG GTTAACTATGATCCTCAGATTCTTATACAAAAAGCACGTGCAGCCACATCATCCATTGGTTCAGCAACTGT AATTGTTGCCATGCTGGAGAGAAATGGAATTCTGAAGATCGCAAATATTGGAGATTGTGGACTAAGGATTATTCGTAAAG GTCAGATAATTTTTTCCTCATCTCCCCAAGAACATTATTTTGACTGCCCCTTTCAACTAAGCTCAGAAGCAGCTGGCCAAACATACCTTGATGCCAtg GTTAGCAGTGTAGAATTAATGGAGGGAGACACCATAGTGATGGGTTCAGATGGGCTTTATGACAATGTATTTGACCATGAAATCGTTTCAACAATGGACATATTCACTGATGTTGCTGAGGCTG CAAAGGCATTAGCTGACCTAGCACACATTCATTCACGGGATTCCAACTTTGATTCTCCATATTCAATGGAGGCTAGAGCTAAG GGCATTGATGTTCCTTTGTGGAAGAAGATTCTTGGGATGAAGCTTACAGGCATCCCTTATCTGCTTTCAAATATGATATATTCCTTTGTTGTTATTACCAGTGCTGATCTGATTGTTTTCCTCGTACAGGTGGAAAGCTGGATGACATCACTGTAA
- the LOC123208917 gene encoding probable protein phosphatase 2C 26 isoform X2: MAIPIFRASYGPLYYSLDTRISVPKKNRLLSSASSQLNPLQSRSELSFRVGTHLIPHPSKVDRGGEDAFLVSGYNGGVIAVADGVSGWAEQNVDPSIFSRELMANASYLVEDEEVNYDPQILIQKARAATSSIGSATVIVAMLERNGILKIANIGDCGLRIIRKGQIIFSSSPQEHYFDCPFQLSSEAAGQTYLDAMVSSVELMEGDTIVMGSDGLYDNVFDHEIVSTMDIFTDVAEAAKALADLAHIHSRDSNFDSPYSMEARAKGIDVPLWKKILGMKLTGIPYLLSNMIYSFVVITSADLIVFLVQVESWMTSL, from the exons ATGGCGATTCCAATATTCAGAGCTTCATATGGTCCACTCTATTATTCATTGGATACAAGAATTTCGGTTCCCAAGAAGAATAGGTTGTTGTCTTCTGCTTCATCTCAACTCAACCCGCTCCAGTCTCG GTCAGAGTTGTCATTTCGTGTTGGCACGCACCTCATTCCACACCCCAGTAAG GTTGACAGAGGAGGGGAAGATGCTTTCCTTGTTAGCGGCTATAATGGGGGAGTGATTGCTGTTGCTGATGGTGTCTCTGG GTGGGCTGAACAGAATGTGGATCCTTCAATATTTTCTCGGGAATTGATGGCCAATGCTTCATACTTGGTCGAGGATGAGGAG GTTAACTATGATCCTCAGATTCTTATACAAAAAGCACGTGCAGCCACATCATCCATTGGTTCAGCAACTGT AATTGTTGCCATGCTGGAGAGAAATGGAATTCTGAAGATCGCAAATATTGGAGATTGTGGACTAAGGATTATTCGTAAAG GTCAGATAATTTTTTCCTCATCTCCCCAAGAACATTATTTTGACTGCCCCTTTCAACTAAGCTCAGAAGCAGCTGGCCAAACATACCTTGATGCCAtg GTTAGCAGTGTAGAATTAATGGAGGGAGACACCATAGTGATGGGTTCAGATGGGCTTTATGACAATGTATTTGACCATGAAATCGTTTCAACAATGGACATATTCACTGATGTTGCTGAGGCTG CAAAGGCATTAGCTGACCTAGCACACATTCATTCACGGGATTCCAACTTTGATTCTCCATATTCAATGGAGGCTAGAGCTAAG GGCATTGATGTTCCTTTGTGGAAGAAGATTCTTGGGATGAAGCTTACAGGCATCCCTTATCTGCTTTCAAATATGATATATTCCTTTGTTGTTATTACCAGTGCTGATCTGATTGTTTTCCTCGTACAGGTGGAAAGCTGGATGACATCACTGTAA
- the LOC123208917 gene encoding probable protein phosphatase 2C 26 isoform X5, whose protein sequence is MVHSIIHWIQEFRFPRRIGCCLLLHLNSTRSSLGQSCHFVLARTSFHTPVRGGEDAFLVSGYNGGVIAVADGVSGWAEQNVDPSIFSRELMANASYLVEDEEVNYDPQILIQKARAATSSIGSATVIVAMLERNGILKIANIGDCGLRIIRKGQIIFSSSPQEHYFDCPFQLSSEAAGQTYLDAMVSSVELMEGDTIVMGSDGLYDNVFDHEIVSTMDIFTDVAEAAKALADLAHIHSRDSNFDSPYSMEARAKGIDVPLWKKILGMKLTGIPYLLSNMIYSFVVITSADLIVFLVQVESWMTSL, encoded by the exons ATGGTCCACTCTATTATTCATTGGATACAAGAATTTCGGTTCCCAAGAAGAATAGGTTGTTGTCTTCTGCTTCATCTCAACTCAACCCGCTCCAGTCTCG GTCAGAGTTGTCATTTCGTGTTGGCACGCACCTCATTCCACACCCCAGTAAG AGGAGGGGAAGATGCTTTCCTTGTTAGCGGCTATAATGGGGGAGTGATTGCTGTTGCTGATGGTGTCTCTGG GTGGGCTGAACAGAATGTGGATCCTTCAATATTTTCTCGGGAATTGATGGCCAATGCTTCATACTTGGTCGAGGATGAGGAG GTTAACTATGATCCTCAGATTCTTATACAAAAAGCACGTGCAGCCACATCATCCATTGGTTCAGCAACTGT AATTGTTGCCATGCTGGAGAGAAATGGAATTCTGAAGATCGCAAATATTGGAGATTGTGGACTAAGGATTATTCGTAAAG GTCAGATAATTTTTTCCTCATCTCCCCAAGAACATTATTTTGACTGCCCCTTTCAACTAAGCTCAGAAGCAGCTGGCCAAACATACCTTGATGCCAtg GTTAGCAGTGTAGAATTAATGGAGGGAGACACCATAGTGATGGGTTCAGATGGGCTTTATGACAATGTATTTGACCATGAAATCGTTTCAACAATGGACATATTCACTGATGTTGCTGAGGCTG CAAAGGCATTAGCTGACCTAGCACACATTCATTCACGGGATTCCAACTTTGATTCTCCATATTCAATGGAGGCTAGAGCTAAG GGCATTGATGTTCCTTTGTGGAAGAAGATTCTTGGGATGAAGCTTACAGGCATCCCTTATCTGCTTTCAAATATGATATATTCCTTTGTTGTTATTACCAGTGCTGATCTGATTGTTTTCCTCGTACAGGTGGAAAGCTGGATGACATCACTGTAA
- the LOC123208917 gene encoding probable protein phosphatase 2C 26 isoform X6 — MVHSIIHWIQEFRFPRRIGCCLLLHLNSTRSSLVSFNVCKRDEMKRVDFFFKLLLGQSCHFVLARTSFHTPVRGGEDAFLVSGYNGGVIAVADGVSGWAEQNVDPSIFSRELMANASYLVEDEEVNYDPQILIQKARAATSSIGSATVIVAMLERNGILKIANIGDCGLRIIRKGQIIFSSSPQEHYFDCPFQLSSEAAGQTYLDAMALADLAHIHSRDSNFDSPYSMEARAKGIDVPLWKKILGMKLTGIPYLLSNMIYSFVVITSADLIVFLVQVESWMTSL; from the exons ATGGTCCACTCTATTATTCATTGGATACAAGAATTTCGGTTCCCAAGAAGAATAGGTTGTTGTCTTCTGCTTCATCTCAACTCAACCCGCTCCAGTCTCG TGTCCTTTAATGTGTGTAAACGAGATGAAATGAAGcgggttgattttttttttaaattgttgttaGGTCAGAGTTGTCATTTCGTGTTGGCACGCACCTCATTCCACACCCCAGTAAG AGGAGGGGAAGATGCTTTCCTTGTTAGCGGCTATAATGGGGGAGTGATTGCTGTTGCTGATGGTGTCTCTGG GTGGGCTGAACAGAATGTGGATCCTTCAATATTTTCTCGGGAATTGATGGCCAATGCTTCATACTTGGTCGAGGATGAGGAG GTTAACTATGATCCTCAGATTCTTATACAAAAAGCACGTGCAGCCACATCATCCATTGGTTCAGCAACTGT AATTGTTGCCATGCTGGAGAGAAATGGAATTCTGAAGATCGCAAATATTGGAGATTGTGGACTAAGGATTATTCGTAAAG GTCAGATAATTTTTTCCTCATCTCCCCAAGAACATTATTTTGACTGCCCCTTTCAACTAAGCTCAGAAGCAGCTGGCCAAACATACCTTGATGCCAtg GCATTAGCTGACCTAGCACACATTCATTCACGGGATTCCAACTTTGATTCTCCATATTCAATGGAGGCTAGAGCTAAG GGCATTGATGTTCCTTTGTGGAAGAAGATTCTTGGGATGAAGCTTACAGGCATCCCTTATCTGCTTTCAAATATGATATATTCCTTTGTTGTTATTACCAGTGCTGATCTGATTGTTTTCCTCGTACAGGTGGAAAGCTGGATGACATCACTGTAA
- the LOC123198923 gene encoding uncharacterized protein LOC123198923 isoform X1, with amino-acid sequence MNAASTDIIQAEIDGGSDSETNTDDTPEYYQPISAVDDSDSDSDSSIHSLPNGYYVNVTENGVSRMDLNEEKSGSEDDEEERMREESETAIVRAFREDENRRNAPLSEENATRIMEAMRGVSLGGLAPDWINRVPEHRWMDQLRRIRQTPPPPG; translated from the exons ATGAACGCTGCTTCAACTGATATCATTCAAG CAGAAATCGACGGCGGAAGCGACTCGGAGACTAATACTGACGATACACCGGAATACTACCAGCCGATCTCCGCCGTTGATGATTCTGATTCTGATTCAGACAGTTCTATTCATAGCCTTCCGAACGGTTATTACGTTAATGTAACGGAGAATGGAGTGTCGAGGATGGATCTGAACGAGGAGAAGAGCGGAAGCGAAGATGACGAAGAGGAGAGAATGAGAGAGGAGTCTGAAACGGCGATAGTGAGAGCGTTTAGAGAAGATGAGAATAGAAGAAATGCTCCGCTGAGTGAGGAGAACGCAACAAGAATAATGGAAGCCATGCGCGGCGTTTCGCTCGGCGGTTTGGCTCCTGATTGGATCAATCGCGTTCCTGAACATCGATGGATGGATCAACTAAGGAGAATCAGGCAAACTCCGCCGCCCCCCGGTTAG
- the LOC123198923 gene encoding clumping factor A isoform X2, translating into MNAASTDIIQEIDGGSDSETNTDDTPEYYQPISAVDDSDSDSDSSIHSLPNGYYVNVTENGVSRMDLNEEKSGSEDDEEERMREESETAIVRAFREDENRRNAPLSEENATRIMEAMRGVSLGGLAPDWINRVPEHRWMDQLRRIRQTPPPPG; encoded by the exons ATGAACGCTGCTTCAACTGATATCATTCAAG AAATCGACGGCGGAAGCGACTCGGAGACTAATACTGACGATACACCGGAATACTACCAGCCGATCTCCGCCGTTGATGATTCTGATTCTGATTCAGACAGTTCTATTCATAGCCTTCCGAACGGTTATTACGTTAATGTAACGGAGAATGGAGTGTCGAGGATGGATCTGAACGAGGAGAAGAGCGGAAGCGAAGATGACGAAGAGGAGAGAATGAGAGAGGAGTCTGAAACGGCGATAGTGAGAGCGTTTAGAGAAGATGAGAATAGAAGAAATGCTCCGCTGAGTGAGGAGAACGCAACAAGAATAATGGAAGCCATGCGCGGCGTTTCGCTCGGCGGTTTGGCTCCTGATTGGATCAATCGCGTTCCTGAACATCGATGGATGGATCAACTAAGGAGAATCAGGCAAACTCCGCCGCCCCCCGGTTAG
- the LOC123198885 gene encoding malonyl CoA-acyl carrier protein transacylase-like isoform X3, whose amino-acid sequence MVSIIGLDSDNVQQLCDAANQEVDEANKVQIANYLCPGNYAVSGGVKGIEAVEAKAKSFKARMTVRLAVAGAFDTGFMEPAVSRLEGALAATQITTPKVISNVDAEPHADPETIKTILACQVTSPVQWETTVKTLLSKRLKKSYELGPGKVIAGIIKRVDKSAKIKIIAA is encoded by the exons ATGGTTAGTATCATAGGATTGGATTCCGATAACGTTCAGCAGCTATGTGATGCAGCCAACCAAGAAGTAGATGAAGCTAATAAAGTTCAAATTGCAAATTATCTTTGTCCT GGGAATTATGCAGTATCTGGAGGTGTTAAAGGAATTGAAGCTGTAGAAGCCAAGGCCAAGTCATTCAAGGCTCGAATGaca GTGCGTCTAGCTGTTGCGGGTGCTTTCGACACTGGTTTCATGGAACCAGCTGTCTCGAGGTTGGAAGGTGCACTGGCAGCGACCCAGATCACAACTCCAAAAGTCATATCCAATGTTGATGCAGAGCCACATGCAGATCCAGAAACGATTAAGACTATACTAGCTTGCCAG GTGACTTCTCCTGTCCAATGGGAAACCACAGTGAAGACTCTTCTCTCCAAACGGTTGAAGAAGAGTTATGAATTGGGACCAGGAAAG GTCATCGCCGGCATCATTAAGAGAGTAGACAAAAGTGCAAAGATTAAAATCATTGCTGCTTAa
- the LOC123198885 gene encoding malonyl CoA-acyl carrier protein transacylase-like isoform X1 translates to MQEAADAAISAMVSIIGLDSDNVQQLCDAANQEVDEANKVQIANYLCPGNYAVSGGVKGIEAVEAKAKSFKARMTVRLAVAGAFDTGFMEPAVSRLEGALAATQITTPKVISNVDAEPHADPETIKTILACQVTSPVQWETTVKTLLSKRLKKSYELGPGKVIAGIIKRVDKSAKIKIIAA, encoded by the exons ATGCAG GAAGCTGCTGATGCTGCTATAAGTGCCATGGTTAGTATCATAGGATTGGATTCCGATAACGTTCAGCAGCTATGTGATGCAGCCAACCAAGAAGTAGATGAAGCTAATAAAGTTCAAATTGCAAATTATCTTTGTCCT GGGAATTATGCAGTATCTGGAGGTGTTAAAGGAATTGAAGCTGTAGAAGCCAAGGCCAAGTCATTCAAGGCTCGAATGaca GTGCGTCTAGCTGTTGCGGGTGCTTTCGACACTGGTTTCATGGAACCAGCTGTCTCGAGGTTGGAAGGTGCACTGGCAGCGACCCAGATCACAACTCCAAAAGTCATATCCAATGTTGATGCAGAGCCACATGCAGATCCAGAAACGATTAAGACTATACTAGCTTGCCAG GTGACTTCTCCTGTCCAATGGGAAACCACAGTGAAGACTCTTCTCTCCAAACGGTTGAAGAAGAGTTATGAATTGGGACCAGGAAAG GTCATCGCCGGCATCATTAAGAGAGTAGACAAAAGTGCAAAGATTAAAATCATTGCTGCTTAa
- the LOC123198885 gene encoding malonyl CoA-acyl carrier protein transacylase-like isoform X2 gives MQEAADAAISAMVSIIGLDSDNVQQLCDAANQEVDEANKVQIANYLCPGNYAVSGGVKGIEAVEAKAKSFKARMTVRLAVAGAFDTGFMEPAVSRLEGALAATQITTPKVISNVDAEPHADPETIKTILACQVTSPVQWETTVKTLLSKRLKKSYELGPGKVYNNFHHITPVLQH, from the exons ATGCAG GAAGCTGCTGATGCTGCTATAAGTGCCATGGTTAGTATCATAGGATTGGATTCCGATAACGTTCAGCAGCTATGTGATGCAGCCAACCAAGAAGTAGATGAAGCTAATAAAGTTCAAATTGCAAATTATCTTTGTCCT GGGAATTATGCAGTATCTGGAGGTGTTAAAGGAATTGAAGCTGTAGAAGCCAAGGCCAAGTCATTCAAGGCTCGAATGaca GTGCGTCTAGCTGTTGCGGGTGCTTTCGACACTGGTTTCATGGAACCAGCTGTCTCGAGGTTGGAAGGTGCACTGGCAGCGACCCAGATCACAACTCCAAAAGTCATATCCAATGTTGATGCAGAGCCACATGCAGATCCAGAAACGATTAAGACTATACTAGCTTGCCAG GTGACTTCTCCTGTCCAATGGGAAACCACAGTGAAGACTCTTCTCTCCAAACGGTTGAAGAAGAGTTATGAATTGGGACCAGGAAAGGTATACAACAATTTTCATCATATCACTCCGGTTTTGCAACATTGA
- the LOC123202062 gene encoding shewanella-like protein phosphatase 1, whose protein sequence is MALCVNSLVTLPPSSHPRKLAETSCCCSRLRNGSLAGALKPIVVSGNPPTFVSAPGRRIVAVGDLHGDIDQTRYALEMAGVLSSDGQDLWIGGETVLIQLGDVFDRGEDEIAILSLLKSLDIQAKAEGGAVFQVNGNHETMNIEGDFRYVDSGGFDECADFLEYLKDYRYDWEEAFVGWIGASKRWKQDRRMSKNYWGPLNLVKRQKGVIARSVLFRPGGPLACELAKHAVVLKVNDWIFCHGGLLPHHVAYGIEKMNREVSHWMRGLSESDSNPCIPFIATRGYDSVVWNRLYSRDNSGLEDYQINQINSILQETLEAIGAKAMVVGHTPQTTGVNCKYNCSIWRIDVGMSNGVLNSRPEVLEIIDNKARAIRSKRGPLNVLHVVDYI, encoded by the exons atggcGCTTTGTGTAAATTCATTAGTAACTCTTCCACCTTCTTCACATCCTCGGAAACTAGCTGAAACAAGTTGCTGTTGTAGTCGTTTGAGAAATGGCAGCTTAGCAGGTGCCTTAAAGCCGATAGTTGTTAGTGGCAACCCTCCCACTTTCGTATCTGCTCCTGGTCGTCGTATTGTTGCTG TTGGAGATCTACATGGAGACATTGATCAAACAAGATATGCACTTGAGATGGCCGGTGTCTTGAGTTCTGATGGCCAAGATTTGTGGATTGGTGGAGAAACG GTATTGATTCAGCTTGGTGATGTATTTGATCGAGGTGAAGATGAAATagctattttatccttattgaAGTCATTGGATATACAAGCAAAAGCTGAAGGTGGAGCAGTTTTTCAG GTAAATGGTAATCATGAGACTATGAATATTGAAGGGGATTTTAGATATGTAGATTCTGGGGGATTTGATGAGTGTGCTGATTTCCTGGAATACTTGAAAGACTATCGCTATGACTGGGAAGAAGCTTTTGTTGGATGGATTGGAGCATCTAAAAGATGGAAACAGGACCGGAGAATGTCCAAAAACTATTGGGGACCATTAAATTTAGTAAAG AGGCAGAAGGGGGTCATAGCCAGATCAGTATTGTTTAGACCTGGTGGTCCGTTGGCATGTGAGCTGGCAAAGCATGCTGTTGTTCTTAAGGTTAATGATTGGATCTTCTGTCATGGCGGACTTCTTCCACACCATG TTGCATATGGCATTGAAAAGATGAACAGGGAAGTATCTCACTGGATGAGAGGACTTAGTGAGAGTGATAGTAATCCTTGCATCCCTTTTATAGCCACCCGAGGCTACGACAGTGTTGTTTGGAACCGCTTATACTCCCGAGATAATTCTGGTTTGGAGGACTATCAGATTAACCAG ATAAATAGTATTCTTCAAGAGACACTGGAAGCTATAGGAGCAAAGGCAATGGTAGTGGGGCATACTCCTCAAACCACAGGAGTAAATTG TAAATACAATTGTAGTATATGGCGAATTGACGTTGGGATGTCCAATGGAGTTCTTAATTCAAGACCAGAG GTCCTGGAAATAATAGACAATAAAGCAAGAGCAATAAGAAGCAAAAGGGGCCCATTAAATGTGCTTCATGTTGTTGATTATATATAG